A DNA window from Gorilla gorilla gorilla isolate KB3781 chromosome 6, NHGRI_mGorGor1-v2.1_pri, whole genome shotgun sequence contains the following coding sequences:
- the LRRC4 gene encoding leucine-rich repeat-containing protein 4 codes for MKLLWQVTVHHHTWNAILLPFVYLTAQVWILCAAIAAAASAGPQNCPSVCSCSNQFSKVVCTRRGLSEVPQGIPSNTRYLNLMENNIQMIQADTFRHLHHLEVLQLGRNSIRQIEVGAFNGLASLNTLELFDNWLTVIPSGAFEYLSKLRELWLRNNPIESIPSYAFNRVPSLMRLDLGELKKLEYISEGAFEGLFNLKYLNLGMCNIKDMPNLTPLVGLEELEMSGNHFPEIRPGSFHGLSSLKKLWVMNSQVSLIERNAFDGLASLVELNLAHNNLSSLPHDLFTPLRYLVELHLHHNPWNCDCDILWLAWWLREYIPTNSTCCGRCHAPMHMRGRYLVEVDQASFQCSAPFIMDAPRDLNISEGRMAELKCRTPPLSSVKWLLPNGTVLSHASRHPRISVLNDGTLNFSHVLLSDTGVYTCMVTNVAGNSNASAYLNVSTAELNTSNYSFFTTVTVETTEISPEDTTRKYKPVPTTSTGYQPAYTTSTTVLIQTTRVPKQVAVPATDTTDKMQTSLDEVMKTTKIIIGCFVAVTLLAAAMLIVFYKLRKRHQQRSTVTAARTVEIIQVDEDIPAATSAAATAAPSGVSGEGAVVLPTIHDHINYNTYKPAHGAHWTENSLGNSLHPTVTTISEPYIIQTHTKDKVQETQI; via the coding sequence ATGAAGCTCTTGTGGCAGGTaactgtgcaccaccacacctggaatGCCATCCTGCTCCCGTTCGTCTACCTCACGGCGCAAGTGTGGATTCTGTGTGCAGCCATCGCTGCTGCCGCCTCAGCCGGGCCCCAGAACTGCCCCTCCGTCTGCTCGTGCAGTAACCAGTTCAGCAAGGTGGTGTGCACGCGCCGGGGCCTCTCCGAGGTCCCGCAGGGTATTCCCTCGAACACCCGGTACCTCAACCTCATGGAGAACAACATCCAGATGATCCAGGCCGACACCTTCcgccacctccaccacctggaGGTCCTGCAGTTGGGCAGGAACTCCATCCGGCAGATTGAGGTGGGGGCCTTCAACGGCCTGGCCAGCCTCAACACCCTGGAGCTGTTCGACAACTGGCTGACAGTCATCCCTAGCGGGGCCTTTGAATACCTGTCCAAGCTGCGGGAGCTCTGGCTTCGCAACAACCCCATCGAAAGCATCCCCTCTTACGCCTTCAACCGGGTGCCCTCCCTCATGCGCCTGGACTTGGGGGAGCTCAAGAAGCTGGAGTATATCTCTGAGGGAGCTTTTGAGGGGCTGTTCAACCTCAAGTATCTGAACTTGGGCATGTGCAACATTAAAGACATGCCCAATCTCACCCCCCTGGTGGGGCTGGAGGAGCTGGAGATGTCAGGGAACCATTTCCCTGAGATCAGGCCTGGCTCCTTCCATGGCCTGAGCTCCCTCAAGAAGCTCTGGGTCATGAACTCACAGGTCAGCCTGATTGAGCGGAATGCTTTTGACGGGCTGGCTTCACTTGTGGAACTCAACTTGGCCCACAATAACCTCTCTTCTTTGCCCCATGACCTCTTTACCCCGCTGAGGTACCTGGTGGAGTTGCACCTACACCACAACCCTTGGAACTGTGATTGTGACATTCTGTGGCTAGCCTGGTGGCTTCGAGAGTATATACCCACCAATTCCACCTGCTGTGGCCGCTGTCATGCTCCCATGCACATGCGAGGCCGCTACCTCGTGGAGGTGGACCAGGCCTCCTTCCAGTGCTCTGCCCCCTTCATCATGGACGCACCTCGAGACCTCAACATTTCTGAGGGTCGGATGGCAGAACTTAAGTGTCGGACTCCCCCTTTGTCCTCCGTGAAGTGGTTGCTGCCCAATGGGACAGTGCTCAGCCACGCCTCCCGCCACCCAAGGATCTCTGTCCTCAACGACGGCACCTTGAACTTTTCCCACGTGCTGCTTTCAGACACTGGGGTGTACACATGCATGGTGACCAATGTTGCAGGCAACTCCAACGCTTCGGCCTACCTCAATGTGAGCACGGCTGAGCTCAACACCTCCAACTACAGCTTCTTCACCACAGTAACAGTGGAGACCACGGAGATCTCGCCTGAGGACACAACGCGAAAGTACAAGCCTGTTCCTACCACATCCACTGGTTACCAGCCGGCATATACCACCTCTACCACGGTGCTCATTCAGACCACCCGTGTGCCCAAGCAGGTGGCAGTACCCGCGACAGACACCACTGACAAGAtgcagaccagcctggatgaAGTCATGAAGACCACCAAGATCATCATTGGCTGCTTTGTGGCAGTGACTCTGCTAGCTGCCGCCATGTTGATTGTCTTCTATAAACTTCGTAAGCGGCACCAGCAGCGGAGTACAGTCACAGCCGCCCGGACTGTTGAGATAATCCAGGTGGACGAAGACATCCCAGCAGCAACATccgcagcagcaacagcagctccGTCCGGTGTATCAGGTGAGGGGGCAGTAGTGCTGCCCACAATTCATGACCATATTAACTACAACACCTACAAACCAGCACATGGGGCCCACTGGACAGAAAACAGCCTGGGGAACTCTCTGCACCCCACAGTCACCACTATCTCTGAACCTTATATAATTCAGACCCATACCAAGGACAAGGTACAGGAAACTCAAATATGa